One part of the Sesamum indicum cultivar Zhongzhi No. 13 linkage group LG14, S_indicum_v1.0, whole genome shotgun sequence genome encodes these proteins:
- the LOC105176894 gene encoding serine/threonine-protein kinase WAG1-like, producing MILIIWPPLRLLSLLCVYIYASLRAQGQHLCRNMDHEESIYSFADSDLDLSFTSVTTDRTHSARSSLARSSLTLSFNESRLSTASATPSTAVPNIHTRPHCRHDNPNWAAVNAVTTLSSDGALHLRHLQLLRLVGSGNLGRVFLCRLRDYEHANFALKVVDRDSLSSKKLSHVQTEAQILSSLDHPFLPTLYAHLEVSHYTCLLMDYCSNGDLHSLLRKQPHYRLSVQAVRFFAAEVLLALEYLHAKGIVYRDLKPENILIREDGHIMLSDFDLCFHSDVSPKLENGTRIKVGSARYGCFGDPQVEERVTEFVAEPTTAFSRSCVGTHEYLSPELVSGNGHGNGVDWWAFGILIYELLYGTTPFKGGSKDSTLRNIASTKGVRFHAAEGDREEPGMAEARDLIEKLLVKDPRKRLGCTRGATDIKRHPFFNGIKWPLIRTYRPPEVRGLTVKRSKSRANVSHVIGVSSPRRRRCLWKRLSRLMRIKGSKYSLNSNSNYYSYANHNVRKCV from the coding sequence atgatattaattatatggcCCCCACTCCGTCTACTCTCTCTTCTCTGtgtctatatatatgcaaGTTTGAGAGCGCAAGGCCAACATTTGTGTAGAAATATGGATCACGAAGAGTCCATTTACTCTTTCGCGGACTCAGACTTAGACCTCAGCTTCACCTCCGTCACCACCGACCGCACTCACTCCGCCCGCAGCAGCTTAGCCCGGAGTAGCCTCACACTCAGCTTCAACGAGTCCCGCCTCTCCACCGCCTCCGCCACTCCCTCCACGGCCGTTCCCAACATCCACACCCGCCCCCACTGCCGCCACGACAACCCCAACTGGGCAGCAGTCAATGCTGTCACTACACTGTCCTCCGACGGCGCCCTTCACCTCCGGCATCTCCAGCTCCTCCGCCTCGTCGGTTCCGGAAACCTCGGCCGCGTATTCCTCTGCCGTCTCCGCGACTATGAACACGCCAACTTCGCACTTAAGGTCGTCGACCGTGATTCCTTGAGTTCCAAGAAACTCTCTCATGTCCAGACGGAGGCGCAAATCCTCTCCTCTCTCGACCACCCTTTTCTCCCTACGCTCTATGCCCATTTAGAGGTGTCGCACTACACTTGCCTTCTCATGGATTACTGCTCCAATGGCGATCTCCATTCCTTGCTCAGGAAGCAACCCCACTACCGGCTGTCGGTTCAGGCGGTCAGGTTCTTCGCCGCCGAAGTATTATTAGCTCTAGAGTACTTACATGCGAAGGGGATTGTCTATCGTGATCTGAAACCCGAAAACATATTAATCCGTGAGGACGGTCACATCATGTTATCGGATTTTGATCTGTGTTTTCACTCTGATGTATCTCCGAAACTGGAAAATGGGACCCGGATTAAGGTCGGGTCCGCCCGATACGGTTGCTTCGGGGACCCGCAAGTGGAGGAGCGGGTCACCGAGTTCGTGGCGGAGCCAACGACGGCGTTTTCGAGATCGTGCGTCGGAACACACGAGTACCTCTCGCCAGAGTTGGTCAGCGGCAACGGCCACGGCAACGGGGTCGACTGGTGGGCATTCGGGATCTTGATTTACGAGTTACTGTACGGTACGACACCGTTTAAAGGAGGAAGCAAGGATTCCACCCTGCGCAATATAGCGTCAACCAAAGGGGTGAGGTTCCACGCGGCGGAAGGAGACAGGGAGGAGCCCGGAATGGCGGAGGCCAGGGACTTGATTGAGAAACTGTTGGTGAAGGACCCCAGGAAGAGGCTAGGATGCACCAGGGGTGCGACGGATATTAAACGACACCCGTTCTTTAACGGGATAAAGTGGCCGTTGATCAGGACATACCGGCCGCCGGAGGTTCGTGGGCTCACCGTTAAACGGAGTAAGAGCAGGGCGAACGTGAGTCACGTGATCGGAGTTTCTTCCCCTAGACGGCGGCGCTGCCTGTGGAAGAGATTAAGTCGTTTGATGAGGATTAAGGGGTCTAAGTACAGCTTAAATTCCAATTCCAATTACTACTCGTACGCTAATCACAACGTTAGGAAATGTGTTTGA